From a region of the Qipengyuania spongiae genome:
- a CDS encoding M48 family metalloprotease — translation MPAIHRFTTRFLAALALLVLGAQPVMAQSILRDAETEAFLADLSEPLVEAAGLRPGNVEMVLINDPSINAFVAGGQAVYLHSGLISAAGSANEVQGVVAHELGHITGGHIVRQGDGMKAASNISLLSLLAGIGAALAGAGDAAMAAVMAGQRAAMGKFLAYSRMEEGSADIAGAQFLSDAGITGQGSLTFFGRLQNREFRYGYSQDDDAAFTRTHPLSGDRIATLREVYEKDPAWNTPPDAELQQRFIRIRAKLAGYLSDPQQILRTYPESDTSVPARYARAYAYHRTARVEEALDETRALLATAPDDPYFLELQGQILLESGRPEEALGVLRRATALTNAQPLIATLFGHALIATEDSSNHEEAERVLRAAVAKDRFNPFAWRQLGTVYAARGDIPRARLASAEQQVMTREYEMALRSAREAEAGLPQGSADWIRAQDVALEARAMLERVKDSGSDTGR, via the coding sequence ATGCCCGCCATCCATCGCTTCACCACGCGTTTTCTGGCCGCTCTCGCCCTTCTGGTGCTGGGAGCGCAGCCGGTCATGGCGCAGTCGATCCTGCGCGATGCGGAGACCGAGGCGTTCCTCGCCGACCTGTCCGAACCGCTGGTGGAGGCCGCGGGCCTGCGTCCCGGCAATGTCGAGATGGTGCTGATCAACGATCCTTCGATCAACGCCTTCGTCGCGGGCGGGCAGGCGGTCTATCTCCACAGCGGCCTCATCAGTGCGGCGGGCAGCGCCAACGAGGTGCAGGGCGTGGTCGCGCACGAGCTCGGCCATATCACCGGCGGGCATATCGTGCGCCAAGGCGATGGGATGAAAGCGGCCAGCAACATCTCGCTCCTCTCGCTGCTTGCCGGGATCGGCGCAGCGTTGGCGGGCGCAGGCGACGCCGCGATGGCTGCGGTCATGGCGGGTCAGCGCGCGGCGATGGGCAAGTTCCTCGCCTATTCGCGCATGGAGGAAGGCTCGGCCGACATTGCCGGGGCACAATTCCTTTCGGATGCCGGAATCACGGGTCAGGGATCGCTCACCTTCTTCGGCCGGTTGCAGAACCGCGAGTTCCGCTACGGCTACAGCCAGGACGACGATGCGGCCTTCACCCGCACCCACCCCCTGTCGGGCGACCGCATCGCCACGCTGCGCGAGGTGTACGAGAAGGATCCGGCCTGGAACACGCCACCGGATGCCGAACTCCAGCAGCGATTCATCCGGATCAGAGCAAAACTGGCAGGATATCTTTCCGATCCGCAGCAAATTTTACGCACCTATCCCGAAAGCGACACTTCGGTGCCGGCGCGTTATGCCCGAGCCTATGCCTATCACCGCACGGCCCGGGTCGAGGAGGCGCTGGACGAGACCCGCGCCCTGCTCGCTACGGCGCCCGACGATCCCTATTTCCTCGAGCTGCAAGGGCAGATCCTGCTCGAATCCGGCCGCCCGGAAGAAGCGCTCGGCGTGCTGCGCCGGGCGACCGCGCTCACCAATGCCCAGCCGTTGATCGCCACGCTGTTCGGCCATGCGCTGATCGCCACCGAGGACAGCTCCAATCACGAAGAAGCCGAGCGCGTGCTCCGCGCCGCCGTCGCCAAGGACCGTTTCAATCCCTTCGCCTGGCGCCAGCTCGGCACCGTCTATGCAGCGCGCGGTGATATCCCGCGCGCCCGGCTCGCCAGCGCCGAACAGCAGGTGATGACGCGCGAATACGAGATGGCTCTGCGCAGCGCGCGCGAGGCGGAAGCGGGGCTGCCGCAGGGCTCGGCCGACTGGATCCGCGCGCAGGACGTCGCTCTGGAAGCGCGCGCCATGCTCGAGCGGGTGAAGGATAGCGGTAGCGATACCGGCCGCTGA
- a CDS encoding DsbA family protein: MKQHVVTAALALVFGFVGAGIWSLSGLGENRTREYLLAHPGILNDMVEALKAEQSGERLAAAGDTVFEPFPGAVLGNPQGTRTLVSFTDHACGYCRQSEPDLRRLIAEDPQLRVVMREWPIFEGSEAAARMALAAAEQGRYDAFYKALFDLGQPTPASIARAAETARLDMERARRIAGSGEVTAELARNDQLARSLGFVGTPAWVTGDQILQGAVGYDALADAVEQSDEA, translated from the coding sequence ATGAAGCAGCATGTCGTCACCGCCGCACTGGCGCTCGTCTTCGGTTTCGTCGGTGCGGGGATCTGGTCGCTCAGCGGCCTCGGCGAAAACCGCACCCGCGAATATCTGCTCGCGCATCCTGGCATTCTCAACGACATGGTCGAAGCGCTCAAGGCCGAGCAGAGCGGCGAACGGCTCGCCGCGGCGGGCGATACGGTGTTCGAACCCTTTCCCGGGGCGGTGCTCGGCAATCCGCAGGGCACGCGCACGCTGGTCAGCTTCACCGACCACGCTTGCGGCTATTGCCGCCAGAGCGAACCCGATCTGCGCCGTCTGATCGCCGAGGACCCCCAGCTGCGCGTGGTGATGCGCGAATGGCCGATCTTCGAAGGTTCGGAAGCAGCCGCTCGCATGGCGCTCGCCGCTGCCGAACAGGGGCGCTACGACGCGTTCTACAAGGCGCTGTTCGATCTCGGCCAGCCGACCCCCGCCTCGATCGCGCGCGCGGCCGAAACCGCCCGGCTCGACATGGAGCGCGCCCGCCGCATCGCCGGATCGGGCGAGGTCACCGCCGAACTTGCGCGCAACGACCAGCTCGCCCGCTCGCTTGGCTTCGTTGGCACGCCCGCCTGGGTCACCGGCGACCAGATCCTTCAGGGCGCGGTCGGCTACGACGCGCTGGCCGATGCGGTAGAGCAGAGCGACGAGGCGTGA
- a CDS encoding HD domain-containing protein: protein MDVSEQTAHGIAEHARSRAAFREMKEGTADDWRIIGGEYRAFARGLPDRVLDHLRLLDGDFGGFPVCRLEHSLQTATRAHRDGRDEQYVVMALLHDIGDTLGSYNHPEVAASILKPFVSEENHWICQNHGAFQGYYYFHFLGMDQNAREQFRDNPYFEACREFCEKYDQAAFDPDYESESLEFFEPMVRRVMAKPLASLYAKAPEAEEETS, encoded by the coding sequence ATGGATGTCAGCGAACAGACGGCCCACGGGATCGCGGAACACGCCAGAAGCCGGGCGGCGTTTCGCGAGATGAAGGAAGGCACGGCCGACGACTGGCGGATCATCGGCGGGGAATACCGCGCATTCGCCCGCGGCCTGCCGGACCGGGTGCTCGACCATCTCCGGCTGCTCGACGGTGATTTCGGTGGCTTTCCGGTCTGCCGGCTGGAGCACTCGCTTCAGACCGCGACTCGCGCCCATCGCGACGGGCGGGACGAGCAATATGTGGTGATGGCGCTGCTGCACGACATCGGCGACACGCTGGGGAGTTACAATCATCCCGAAGTCGCCGCCTCGATCCTCAAGCCCTTCGTGAGCGAGGAGAACCACTGGATCTGCCAGAACCACGGCGCCTTCCAGGGTTACTATTATTTCCACTTCCTCGGCATGGACCAGAACGCTCGCGAGCAATTCCGCGACAACCCATATTTCGAGGCGTGCCGCGAATTCTGCGAGAAGTACGATCAGGCCGCGTTCGATCCGGATTACGAGAGCGAGAGCCTCGAATTCTTCGAGCCGATGGTCCGCCGGGTGATGGCGAAGCCGCTGGCGAGCCTCTATGCCAAGGCGCCCGAGGCGGAAGAGGAAACGTCCTAG
- a CDS encoding phosphatase domain-containing protein has protein sequence MPLFPTAPVRIQPYYGYRNRERLFLTARALRSDKPGFEPGGRLRAIRTMIAQFASHEVTGLPVTLELKRAEGSTSHHTGTTDSEGFVHFDIALSTAWETGDESRWDVVALHWHDGNGDRRVEAHVLAPGSATGLAVISDIDDTIIETGITGGFRQILRNWRRVVAQLPDERLLVPGADLFYGALGGGAIERTGKPHTGDRLTATRHPFFYVSSSPWNLFSYLVAFQKSRKLPLGPLMLRDWGLNRATFGSSSHGAHKKDAIRAIMATYPELRFALIGDDTQGDLTAFGAIVAERAEQVRAVFIRRAGDPFTPEELIAKGKIEAAGVPLWLGESYDSGKEFLRSIGLGRDGEAEEIVKAVDKQAQAGNTAKAKETVGP, from the coding sequence ATGCCGCTGTTTCCCACCGCGCCCGTCCGTATCCAGCCCTATTACGGCTATCGCAACCGCGAACGCCTGTTCCTGACCGCGCGCGCCCTGCGATCGGACAAGCCGGGTTTCGAGCCGGGAGGGCGGCTCCGCGCGATCCGCACGATGATCGCGCAGTTCGCCTCGCACGAGGTAACGGGGCTGCCGGTAACGCTCGAGCTGAAGCGCGCCGAAGGCTCGACCTCTCACCACACCGGTACCACCGATAGCGAAGGTTTCGTCCATTTCGACATAGCGCTCTCGACCGCCTGGGAAACGGGCGATGAAAGCAGGTGGGACGTGGTCGCCCTCCACTGGCACGATGGCAACGGCGATCGCCGGGTGGAAGCCCATGTGCTGGCACCGGGCAGCGCGACCGGGCTCGCCGTCATCTCCGACATCGACGACACGATCATCGAGACCGGCATTACCGGCGGCTTCCGCCAGATCCTGCGCAACTGGCGCAGGGTGGTGGCGCAATTGCCCGACGAGCGCCTGCTGGTGCCGGGCGCGGACCTCTTCTACGGCGCGCTGGGCGGAGGTGCCATCGAACGTACGGGCAAACCGCATACCGGGGACCGGCTGACGGCGACACGGCACCCGTTCTTCTACGTCTCCTCCAGCCCGTGGAACCTTTTTTCCTATCTCGTTGCGTTCCAGAAAAGCCGCAAGCTGCCGCTTGGGCCGCTGATGCTGCGCGACTGGGGTCTGAACCGCGCGACTTTCGGGTCTTCGAGCCACGGCGCGCACAAGAAGGACGCGATCCGCGCCATCATGGCGACCTATCCCGAACTGCGCTTCGCGCTCATCGGCGACGACACGCAGGGCGACCTGACCGCCTTCGGTGCGATCGTGGCGGAGCGCGCCGAACAGGTGCGCGCGGTCTTCATTCGCCGCGCGGGCGATCCCTTCACGCCGGAAGAACTGATCGCCAAGGGCAAGATCGAGGCTGCCGGCGTGCCGTTGTGGCTGGGCGAAAGCTATGACAGCGGCAAGGAATTCCTCCGCTCGATCGGGCTCGGCCGCGACGGCGAGGCGGAGGAGATCGTCAAGGCCGTCGACAAGCAGGCCCAGGCCGGGAATACCGCGAAGGCGAAGGAGACCGTCGGACCATGA
- a CDS encoding sterol desaturase family protein, with the protein MLAAILISAAAMTAIVALRYVAASGIFALITGRVRPGYHARLGPQIRREIGWSFASAAIYGIPAGIVAWGWQEHGWTQIYTGWSDYPLWYLPVSLFVYLFLHDTWFYWTHRLMHRPRWFTLAHGVHHASRPPTAWAAMSFHPIEALTGAIVVPLLVFLVPINVAVLGLVLLTMTVMGVTNHMGWEMFPRALVHSRLGGWLITASHHQLHHEKYRCNYGLYFRFWDRLCGTDRGLSPNA; encoded by the coding sequence ATGCTCGCCGCGATCCTGATTTCCGCCGCCGCCATGACGGCGATCGTCGCGTTGCGTTACGTCGCGGCGAGCGGTATCTTCGCGCTTATCACCGGCCGGGTGAGGCCCGGCTATCACGCCCGCCTCGGCCCCCAGATTCGTCGCGAAATCGGCTGGTCCTTCGCCTCCGCCGCGATCTACGGCATTCCGGCGGGCATTGTCGCCTGGGGCTGGCAGGAACATGGCTGGACGCAAATCTATACCGGGTGGAGCGACTATCCGCTGTGGTATCTGCCGGTCTCGCTATTCGTCTATCTCTTCCTTCACGATACCTGGTTCTACTGGACCCACCGCCTCATGCACCGCCCGCGCTGGTTCACGTTGGCGCACGGTGTCCACCATGCCAGCCGCCCGCCGACCGCCTGGGCAGCGATGAGCTTTCACCCGATCGAGGCGCTGACCGGCGCGATCGTTGTGCCGCTGCTGGTATTTCTCGTCCCGATCAATGTTGCGGTGCTCGGCCTCGTCCTGCTGACGATGACAGTGATGGGGGTGACCAACCACATGGGCTGGGAGATGTTTCCTCGCGCTCTGGTTCACTCGCGGTTAGGGGGCTGGCTCATAACCGCCAGCCATCACCAGCTTCATCACGAAAAGTACCGATGCAATTACGGACTGTATTTTCGCTTCTGGGACAGACTCTGCGGGACCGACCGGGGGCTCTCGCCCAACGCCTGA
- a CDS encoding LytR/AlgR family response regulator transcription factor — translation MTIRTILVDDEKLAIQGLQLRLEPYGDVEIIETCQNGREAIRAIKTQKPDLVFLDIQMPGFDGFSVVQGVMEIDPPLFVFVTAFQEHAIRAFEANAVNYLMKPVDEDKLADTIERVRQRLAEKKSSDEADKLRNVLAEVAPEAAEEMTGEDGEAAGRYEKLINVKDRGQIFRVEVGTIEHIEAAGDYMCIYTGDNSLILRETMKDLERRLDPRKFQRVHRSTIVNLDQVRQVKPHTNGECFLVLDSGAEVKVSRSYRDVVARFVH, via the coding sequence ATGACCATACGCACCATCCTCGTCGACGACGAGAAACTCGCCATCCAGGGCCTCCAACTCCGGCTCGAGCCATATGGCGACGTCGAGATCATCGAGACCTGCCAGAACGGGCGCGAGGCGATCCGCGCGATCAAGACGCAGAAGCCCGACCTCGTCTTCCTTGACATCCAGATGCCCGGCTTCGACGGATTCTCGGTGGTTCAGGGCGTGATGGAGATCGACCCGCCGCTGTTCGTGTTCGTGACCGCCTTTCAGGAACACGCGATCCGCGCTTTCGAGGCAAACGCCGTCAATTACCTGATGAAGCCGGTCGACGAGGACAAGCTCGCCGACACGATCGAGCGCGTAAGGCAGCGCCTCGCGGAAAAGAAGAGTTCGGACGAGGCGGACAAGCTGCGCAACGTTCTGGCCGAAGTCGCGCCCGAGGCGGCCGAGGAGATGACCGGCGAGGACGGCGAGGCCGCCGGCCGTTACGAAAAGCTCATCAATGTGAAGGATCGCGGCCAGATCTTTCGCGTCGAGGTCGGCACGATCGAGCATATCGAGGCCGCGGGCGATTACATGTGCATCTATACCGGCGACAATTCGCTGATCCTGCGCGAGACGATGAAGGATCTCGAGCGCCGTCTCGATCCGCGCAAGTTCCAGCGCGTCCACCGCTCGACCATCGTCAATCTCGACCAGGTCCGCCAGGTGAAGCCGCACACCAATGGCGAGTGCTTCCTGGTGCTCGACAGCGGAGCCGAGGTGAAGGTCAGCCGCAGCTATCGCGACGTGGTCGCGCGCTTCGTTCACTGA
- a CDS encoding helix-turn-helix domain-containing protein: MSGHQPIEPICVRINDAARMIGIGRTKLYELIATGEIETVKIGNATRVTMASLHGLVDRQRVES, from the coding sequence ATGAGCGGCCATCAACCCATCGAACCGATCTGCGTCAGGATCAATGACGCTGCCCGCATGATCGGCATAGGTCGCACGAAGCTCTATGAGCTGATCGCGACCGGCGAAATCGAAACGGTGAAGATCGGCAACGCAACGCGCGTCACTATGGCCAGCTTGCACGGCCTGGTTGACCGCCAGCGCGTCGAAAGCTGA
- a CDS encoding sensor histidine kinase, which produces MAVLPFQPTPFFANKNRAFWYLQLGGWGGVFLLYGMSSIANSQPIDRLVIRLIATITGFSLSLILSVIYRQLIAQRPLVTWTGTVVVLALATGVHAFIDSWVLDLAGASNSTGFARLFVGIYFFDLVLLGAWSALYYAINFFLQVEEQADRLERLEAQATSAQLAMLRYQLNPHFLFNTLNSISTLVLLKQTAPANAMLTRLSSFLRHTLVTEPGAKVTIEQEIETLKLYLDIERMRFEERLQTNFRVDPQAAEACLPSMLLQPLVENAIKYGVSPQEEGAEITLTAKIVGQRLRVTVSDTGPGISEAGSGSGSGTIPPAMLDRSRRTTSTGVGLANIRDRLAQAYGDEHRFEIRSPESGGFTVLIEIPFEGAETDALPSPRNPQTIPSRQPASPSPVAEGSVPQRAPQT; this is translated from the coding sequence ATGGCCGTGCTGCCCTTCCAGCCCACTCCGTTCTTCGCCAACAAGAACCGTGCCTTCTGGTATCTGCAACTGGGCGGCTGGGGCGGCGTGTTCCTGCTCTACGGCATGTCCTCGATCGCCAACAGCCAGCCGATCGACCGCCTCGTCATCCGCCTCATCGCCACCATCACCGGCTTCTCGCTCAGCCTGATCCTCTCGGTGATCTACCGCCAGCTGATCGCCCAGCGTCCGCTTGTCACGTGGACCGGAACGGTGGTGGTCCTGGCGCTGGCGACCGGGGTCCACGCTTTCATCGACAGCTGGGTACTCGACCTTGCCGGGGCGTCGAACAGCACTGGCTTCGCGCGCCTGTTCGTCGGCATCTATTTCTTCGATCTCGTGCTGCTCGGCGCATGGTCGGCGCTTTATTACGCGATCAATTTCTTCCTTCAGGTGGAGGAACAGGCCGATCGCCTCGAACGGCTGGAAGCGCAGGCGACCAGCGCCCAACTCGCCATGCTGCGGTATCAGCTCAATCCCCATTTCCTGTTCAACACGCTGAATTCGATCAGCACCCTCGTCCTGCTCAAGCAGACCGCGCCGGCCAATGCGATGCTCACCCGCCTCTCGAGCTTCCTGCGCCATACGCTCGTCACCGAACCGGGCGCGAAGGTAACGATCGAGCAGGAGATCGAGACGCTGAAGCTCTACCTCGACATCGAACGGATGCGGTTCGAGGAGCGCTTGCAGACCAATTTCCGCGTCGATCCGCAGGCGGCCGAAGCCTGCCTTCCATCGATGCTGCTGCAGCCCCTGGTCGAGAATGCGATCAAGTACGGCGTCAGCCCGCAGGAGGAAGGTGCCGAGATCACGCTGACAGCCAAGATCGTCGGTCAGCGCCTCCGCGTGACGGTCAGCGACACCGGCCCCGGCATCAGCGAGGCGGGGTCCGGCAGCGGCTCGGGCACGATCCCGCCCGCCATGCTCGACCGTTCGCGCCGCACCACCTCGACTGGCGTCGGCCTCGCCAATATCCGCGACCGGCTGGCGCAGGCCTATGGCGACGAGCATCGTTTCGAAATCCGCTCTCCCGAGAGCGGCGGCTTCACCGTCCTGATCGAGATCCCCTTCGAAGGGGCCGAGACGGACGCCCTTCCATCCCCTAGAAACCCCCAAACGATCCCATCGCGGCAACCGGCGTCCCCCTCGCCCGTTGCCGAAGGATCAGTGCCGCAAAGGGCCCCACAGACATGA
- a CDS encoding ArsR/SmtB family transcription factor translates to MEADRVIRALSALAQEHRLAAFRLLVQAGEQGVAAGVLAEKLDVPPSSMSFHLAQLANAGLVTQRRESRSIIYSADYAAMNGLMGYLTENCCGGLSCSEDAACLPSPQRKSA, encoded by the coding sequence ATGGAAGCCGACCGCGTAATCCGCGCGCTGTCCGCACTGGCACAGGAGCATCGCCTCGCCGCGTTCCGCCTGCTCGTGCAGGCTGGTGAGCAAGGCGTTGCCGCCGGGGTGCTAGCTGAAAAGCTCGACGTGCCTCCGTCTTCAATGAGCTTTCACTTGGCTCAGCTCGCCAATGCGGGGCTGGTCACCCAGCGGCGCGAAAGCCGCTCGATCATCTATTCGGCGGACTATGCCGCGATGAATGGCCTGATGGGCTACCTCACTGAAAATTGCTGCGGCGGCCTCTCCTGTTCCGAGGATGCCGCCTGCCTTCCTTCTCCTCAACGAAAGAGCGCCTGA
- a CDS encoding DUF2141 domain-containing protein — MQLRTVFSLLGQTLRDRPGALAQRLIAAPAILLALGAASPQTGVDITVTVTGLRNADGVVRACMTHEPASFPKCRGVEGAQGMAVPVAESDTLTFRNVRPGRYAIALLHDENDNGKADRAALMIPSEGFGFSRDARVRMGPPRFEDAAFDVAGKPQALSIRMRYVL; from the coding sequence ATGCAATTACGGACTGTATTTTCGCTTCTGGGACAGACTCTGCGGGACCGACCGGGGGCTCTCGCCCAACGCCTGATCGCAGCGCCCGCCATCCTGCTCGCGCTCGGTGCGGCCAGCCCGCAAACCGGTGTCGACATAACGGTCACGGTCACCGGGCTGCGCAACGCCGACGGCGTGGTTCGCGCCTGCATGACTCACGAACCTGCCAGCTTTCCGAAGTGCCGCGGGGTCGAGGGCGCGCAGGGAATGGCAGTTCCCGTGGCCGAAAGCGACACGCTGACCTTCCGCAACGTGCGCCCGGGCCGCTACGCCATCGCCCTGCTTCATGACGAGAACGACAACGGCAAGGCCGATCGCGCGGCGCTGATGATCCCCAGCGAAGGGTTCGGCTTCTCGCGCGACGCCCGTGTGCGGATGGGCCCGCCGCGCTTCGAGGATGCGGCGTTCGACGTCGCGGGAAAGCCGCAGGCGCTCTCGATCCGCATGCGCTACGTCCTCTGA
- a CDS encoding alpha/beta hydrolase, protein MRRPGKLGWTVIGIALLALLAFGLWRWSVAAGSASTLDWIDARFPRERGAELLASGDTGADGAAHSEIWAPEGSPPAGGFPLVVFAHGGGWHSGAPQDYRFVARTFAEHGYATALIGYRLVPEGRYPAMLEDSAAALRWVRDMADRTRIDADRMVLIGHSAGAYNVLMLGLDPQWLATAGVSADSIAGVVSMAGPADFFPFDKESSINAFGHVADGRLTQPVAFARADAPPILLLHGAADDVVRPYNSRNLERAVRAAGGDARRIEFEGMSHAGLIMGLSKPFAQGGRVLDPILRFLRERREASVPVQPEIR, encoded by the coding sequence ATGAGGAGACCGGGCAAGTTGGGCTGGACCGTCATCGGCATCGCGCTCCTTGCGTTGCTCGCCTTCGGTCTGTGGCGCTGGTCCGTCGCGGCCGGATCGGCGAGCACGCTCGACTGGATCGATGCGCGCTTTCCCCGCGAGCGGGGCGCCGAGCTGTTGGCGTCAGGCGATACGGGCGCTGACGGAGCGGCACATAGCGAGATCTGGGCGCCCGAGGGCTCGCCGCCGGCTGGCGGTTTTCCCCTGGTCGTCTTCGCCCATGGCGGCGGCTGGCATTCGGGCGCTCCGCAGGATTACCGCTTCGTCGCGCGGACTTTTGCCGAACATGGCTATGCCACCGCCCTGATCGGCTACCGCCTGGTGCCCGAAGGTCGCTATCCCGCCATGCTCGAAGACAGTGCGGCGGCGCTGCGCTGGGTGCGCGACATGGCGGACCGGACGCGGATCGATGCCGACCGCATGGTGCTGATCGGCCATTCGGCGGGCGCCTACAATGTCCTCATGCTCGGCCTCGACCCGCAATGGCTCGCCACTGCGGGAGTGTCGGCGGACTCGATTGCAGGCGTCGTCAGCATGGCTGGGCCGGCCGATTTCTTCCCCTTCGACAAGGAATCCTCGATCAACGCCTTTGGCCATGTTGCGGACGGGCGGCTTACGCAGCCGGTCGCCTTCGCCCGCGCCGATGCGCCGCCGATCCTGCTCCTTCACGGCGCGGCGGACGATGTGGTGCGGCCTTACAATTCGCGCAATCTCGAACGGGCGGTCCGGGCCGCTGGAGGGGATGCGCGAAGGATCGAATTCGAGGGGATGAGCCATGCCGGCCTGATCATGGGCCTCTCGAAACCCTTCGCGCAGGGCGGGCGCGTGCTCGATCCGATCCTGCGATTCCTGCGCGAGCGGCGCGAAGCTTCAGTTCCGGTTCAGCCCGAAATCCGTTAA
- a CDS encoding MmcB family DNA repair protein — translation MASTSAFPLPIDDCRTARNVARGIQRLFARNGIWCLSEMPLRNGRRADLMGVDAKGRVIIVEIKVQRGDLLGDGKWPDYLDFCDRFYWGLPPELDRSPLDGDGYRPDCCGVIVADGYDAEIVRPAPLHALAAARRKVEVERLARAALRRLTVGTDPECAPWGNEA, via the coding sequence ATGGCCTCGACTTCCGCTTTTCCCCTTCCCATCGACGATTGCCGCACCGCCCGGAACGTCGCACGCGGCATCCAGCGCCTGTTCGCACGCAACGGCATCTGGTGCCTTTCCGAAATGCCGCTGCGCAACGGGCGGCGCGCCGATCTGATGGGCGTCGATGCCAAGGGGCGGGTGATCATCGTCGAGATCAAGGTCCAGCGGGGCGACCTGCTTGGCGACGGCAAGTGGCCCGACTATCTCGATTTCTGCGACCGGTTCTACTGGGGCCTGCCGCCGGAACTCGATCGCAGCCCGCTCGATGGCGACGGGTATCGTCCCGATTGCTGCGGCGTGATCGTGGCCGATGGCTACGATGCGGAGATCGTGCGCCCCGCCCCGCTTCACGCGCTGGCCGCCGCGCGGCGCAAGGTCGAGGTGGAACGGCTGGCCCGCGCCGCCCTGCGGCGGCTGACCGTCGGCACCGATCCCGAATGCGCGCCGTGGGGCAACGAAGCCTAG
- a CDS encoding DEAD/DEAH box helicase family protein: MLILTCEGILKNHVREVRDHFQHLWSDEQAVTAQDRLLIGLCTPERLLEFVRSYVLFDRKVDKIVARHQQFFGIRALLDQISRIKPDGAREGGVIWHTTGSGKSFTMVMLCKALLLHEKLKACRLVVVTDRRDLEKQLAGNFLNGGAFGSDIGSKDAGKAKAQSGRDLAKRIGKGTERIIFTIINKFGSAARHAECRNDSADMIVLVDEGHRSQGGENHERMRKALPNAAYVAFTGTPLLKDDKTANKFGRIVHAYTMKDAVSDGTVTPLLYEERKPILDVNERAIDNWFEKVTAGLSDEQRGDLKKKFGTKGAVYGSGDRINLIALDIATHFKENFKDLDLGLKGQLATDSKRSAIRYKKALDATGLVSSAIVISPPDIRKALLPRLFGLTGLDKAKVITEKVVEVTGNE, encoded by the coding sequence ATGCTGATTTTGACCTGCGAGGGGATCCTGAAAAACCATGTGCGCGAAGTGCGCGATCACTTCCAGCATCTGTGGAGCGACGAGCAGGCCGTGACGGCGCAGGACCGCCTGTTGATCGGCCTCTGCACGCCAGAGCGCCTGCTGGAATTCGTCCGCTCCTACGTCCTGTTCGACCGCAAGGTAGACAAGATCGTCGCCCGCCATCAGCAATTCTTTGGCATCCGCGCGCTGCTTGACCAGATCAGCCGGATCAAACCCGATGGCGCGCGCGAAGGCGGGGTGATCTGGCACACCACCGGTTCGGGCAAGAGCTTCACGATGGTGATGCTATGCAAGGCCCTGCTGCTGCACGAGAAGCTGAAGGCCTGCCGTCTGGTCGTGGTGACCGACCGCCGCGATCTGGAAAAGCAGCTGGCAGGCAACTTCCTGAATGGCGGAGCCTTCGGCTCGGACATTGGCTCGAAAGATGCGGGCAAGGCCAAGGCGCAATCGGGCCGCGATTTGGCCAAGCGCATCGGCAAGGGCACCGAGCGGATCATCTTCACGATCATTAACAAGTTCGGCAGCGCAGCGCGCCACGCCGAGTGCCGCAACGACAGCGCGGACATGATCGTACTGGTCGATGAAGGCCACCGCAGCCAGGGCGGCGAAAACCACGAGCGGATGCGCAAGGCTCTGCCAAACGCTGCTTATGTCGCGTTCACCGGCACGCCGCTGCTCAAGGACGACAAGACGGCCAACAAGTTCGGGCGCATCGTCCACGCCTACACGATGAAGGACGCCGTTTCGGACGGCACGGTGACACCGTTGCTCTACGAGGAACGCAAGCCGATCCTCGACGTAAACGAGCGCGCGATCGACAACTGGTTCGAGAAGGTCACCGCTGGCCTTTCCGATGAGCAGAGGGGTGATCTCAAGAAGAAATTCGGGACCAAGGGCGCGGTTTATGGCTCCGGCGACCGGATCAATCTGATCGCACTCGATATCGCGACCCACTTCAAGGAGAACTTCAAGGATCTCGACCTCGGCCTGAAGGGTCAGCTGGCAACTGATTCCAAGCGCTCAGCCATCCGCTACAAGAAGGCCTTGGACGCAACCGGTCTGGTCAGCAGCGCCATCGTCATTTCGCCCCCAGATATCCGAAAAGCTCTGTTGCCGCGCCTGTTCGGCCTGACCGGCTTGGACAAGGCAAAGGTTATTACCGAGAAGGTTGTCGAGGTAACCGGAAACGAATAG